From the Pseudomonas putida genome, one window contains:
- the lon gene encoding endopeptidase La, which produces MSDQQDFPEQPDEHSAVEHPDTKANTGHALALPGQQLPDKVYVIPIHNRPFFPAQVLPVIVNEEPWAETLDLVAKTEHHSLALFFMDTPPEDHRHFDTSALPEYGTLVKVHHASRENGKLQFVAQGLTRVRIRTWLKHHRPPYLVEVEYPRQPAEPTDEVKAYGMALINAIKELLPLNPLYSEELKNYLNRFSPNDPSPLTDFAAALTSATGNQLQEVLDCVPMLKRMEKVLPMLRKEVEVARLQNEISAEVNRQIGEHQREFFLKEQLKVIQQELGLTKDDRSADLEQFEQRLAGKTLPEQARKRIDEEMGKLAILETGSPEYAVTRNYLEWATALPWGVYGKDKLDLKHARKVLDQHHAGLDDIKERILEFLAVGAWKGEISGSIVLLVGPPGVGKTSIGKSIAESLGRPFYRFSVGGMRDEAEIKGHRRTYIGAQPGKLVQALKEVEVMNPVIMLDEIDKMGQSYQGDPASALLETLDPEQNVDFLDHYLDLRLDLSKVLFVCTANTLDSIPGPLLDRMEVIRLSGYITEEKLAIAKRHLWPKQLNKAGVAKTSLSISDSALRTVIEGYAREAGVRQLEKQLGKLVRKAVVKLLEDPDAKLKIGNKDLEPALGMPVFRSEQVLAGKGVITGLAWTSMGGATLPIEATHIHSLNRGLKLTGQLGDVMKESAEIAYSYISSNLKQFGGTPGYFNEAFIHLHVPEGATPKDGPSAGVTMASALLSLARDQAPKKGVAMTGELTLTGQVLPIGGVREKVIAARRQKIFELILPEPNRGDYEELPDYLREGLTVHFAKRFADVAKVLF; this is translated from the coding sequence ATGAGCGACCAGCAGGATTTCCCGGAACAACCCGACGAACACAGCGCAGTCGAACACCCCGACACCAAGGCCAATACCGGCCACGCCCTCGCCCTGCCCGGCCAGCAACTGCCGGACAAGGTCTACGTGATCCCGATCCACAACCGCCCGTTCTTCCCCGCGCAAGTGCTGCCGGTGATCGTCAACGAAGAGCCCTGGGCCGAAACCCTCGACCTGGTAGCGAAGACCGAACACCACTCGCTGGCACTGTTCTTCATGGACACCCCGCCGGAAGACCACCGTCACTTCGACACCTCGGCGCTGCCTGAGTACGGCACCCTGGTCAAGGTGCACCACGCCAGCCGCGAGAACGGCAAATTGCAGTTCGTCGCCCAGGGCCTGACCCGGGTACGCATCCGCACCTGGCTCAAGCACCATCGCCCACCGTACCTGGTCGAGGTCGAGTATCCGCGCCAGCCGGCCGAGCCGACCGACGAGGTCAAGGCCTACGGCATGGCACTGATCAATGCGATCAAGGAGCTGCTGCCGCTCAACCCGCTGTACAGCGAAGAACTGAAGAACTACCTCAACCGCTTCAGCCCCAATGACCCGTCGCCACTCACCGACTTCGCCGCCGCGCTCACCTCCGCCACCGGCAACCAGCTGCAGGAAGTGCTCGACTGCGTGCCCATGCTCAAGCGCATGGAGAAAGTCCTGCCGATGCTGCGCAAGGAGGTCGAGGTCGCGCGCCTGCAGAACGAGATTTCCGCCGAGGTCAACCGGCAGATCGGCGAACACCAGCGCGAATTCTTCCTCAAGGAGCAGCTCAAGGTCATCCAGCAGGAGCTGGGCCTGACCAAGGATGACCGCAGCGCCGACCTCGAACAGTTCGAGCAGCGCCTTGCCGGCAAGACCTTGCCCGAGCAGGCGAGAAAGCGCATCGACGAAGAAATGGGCAAGCTGGCCATCCTCGAGACCGGTTCGCCCGAGTACGCCGTCACCCGCAATTACCTGGAATGGGCCACCGCCCTGCCCTGGGGCGTGTACGGCAAGGACAAACTCGACCTCAAGCATGCGCGCAAGGTGCTCGACCAGCACCACGCCGGCCTGGATGACATCAAGGAGCGCATCCTCGAATTCCTCGCCGTCGGCGCCTGGAAGGGCGAGATCAGCGGCTCGATCGTGCTGCTGGTGGGCCCGCCCGGGGTGGGCAAGACCAGCATCGGCAAGTCCATCGCCGAATCCCTCGGCCGGCCGTTCTACCGCTTCAGCGTCGGCGGCATGCGCGACGAGGCCGAGATCAAGGGCCACCGCCGCACCTACATCGGCGCCCAGCCGGGCAAGCTGGTGCAGGCGCTGAAGGAAGTCGAAGTGATGAACCCGGTGATCATGCTCGACGAGATCGACAAGATGGGCCAGAGCTACCAGGGCGACCCGGCCTCGGCGCTGCTGGAAACCCTCGACCCGGAGCAGAACGTCGACTTCCTCGACCACTACCTGGACCTGCGCCTGGACCTGTCAAAGGTGCTGTTCGTGTGCACCGCCAACACCCTCGACTCGATCCCCGGGCCGCTGCTCGACCGCATGGAGGTGATCCGCCTGTCCGGCTACATCACCGAAGAGAAGCTGGCTATCGCCAAGCGCCACCTGTGGCCAAAACAGCTGAACAAGGCCGGCGTGGCCAAGACCAGCCTGAGCATCAGCGACAGCGCCCTGCGCACGGTGATCGAGGGCTATGCCCGAGAAGCCGGGGTACGCCAATTGGAGAAACAGCTGGGCAAGCTGGTGCGCAAGGCGGTGGTCAAGCTGCTGGAAGACCCGGACGCCAAGCTCAAGATCGGCAACAAGGACCTGGAGCCCGCCTTGGGCATGCCGGTGTTCCGCAGCGAGCAGGTGCTGGCAGGCAAAGGCGTGATTACCGGCCTTGCCTGGACCAGCATGGGCGGTGCGACCCTGCCGATCGAGGCCACCCACATCCACAGCCTCAACCGCGGGCTGAAGCTTACCGGGCAGTTGGGTGACGTGATGAAGGAGTCGGCGGAGATCGCCTACAGCTACATCAGCTCGAACCTGAAGCAGTTCGGTGGCACGCCTGGCTATTTCAACGAAGCCTTCATCCACTTGCACGTGCCCGAGGGCGCCACGCCCAAGGATGGCCCCAGTGCCGGGGTGACCATGGCCAGCGCCCTGCTGTCCCTGGCTCGTGACCAGGCGCCGAAAAAGGGGGTTGCCATGACCGGCGAACTGACCCTGACCGGCCAAGTGTTGCCAATCGGTGGTGTGCGCGAGAAAGTCATCGCGGCGCGGCGGCAGAAGATCTTCGAGCTGATCCTGCCCGAGCCCAATCGCGGAGACTACGAAGAGCTACCGGACTACCTGCGTGAAGGCCTGACCGTGCATTTCGCCAAGCGCTTCGCCGACGTGGCCAAAGTCCTGTTCTGA
- a CDS encoding TonB-dependent receptor has translation MLHIPLRLSPLAVALWLASSPSQAVELEPQVITANPLGNRQLAAPSTVLEGDDLLQQQHGSLGETLNKQPGVASTWFGPGASRPVIRGLDGDRIRILRNGVGALDASSLSYDHAVPLDPVTVERVEIVRGPAALLYGGNAIGGVINTFDNRIPDSPIEGIHGAGELRYGGADTTRSSAGKLEAGDGTFALHLDANSRQFNDLRIPGYAQSAKVRDADAPGSRHRLENSDGRQDGGAIGGSYNWDHGYAGLSYSRYDSNYGSVAESGVRLDMKQDHYAFASELRDLDGPFSSVKVDAGYTDYEHSEIEEGEVHTTFKNKGYEARIEARHQPLGPLEGVIGAQLSRNEFSALGEEAFVPQTDTDSLALFMLEQWQATERLNLSLGARLEHTRVDPDAKGNENFVDADSASSFNAFSLSSGAVYQLDPIWSLAANLGYTERAPTFYELYANGAHVATGAYEVGDASLNKEKAISADLALRFDNGTHKGSVGVFYSHFRNYIGLIGTGNLREGHDHDHHEDDHDHDHDDGGFPEYQYQGVRARFYGIEAQDRWKLLENRYGSFALELSGDYTRAKNLDSGEPLPRIAPLRLNSGLVWELDRWQARVDVQHAASQHRKPENETSTDGYTTLGASVGYRFDIGQSQWLAFVRGENLTDQTVRYASSILRDIAPAPGRSVEVGLRTTF, from the coding sequence ATGCTGCACATCCCGCTCCGTCTCTCCCCCCTCGCTGTCGCCCTGTGGCTCGCCTCATCACCCAGCCAAGCCGTTGAACTGGAACCCCAGGTCATCACCGCCAATCCGCTGGGCAACCGTCAACTGGCTGCACCCAGCACCGTGCTCGAAGGTGACGACCTGCTGCAACAGCAGCACGGCAGCCTCGGTGAAACCCTGAACAAGCAACCCGGTGTGGCTTCCACCTGGTTCGGCCCTGGCGCCAGCCGCCCGGTGATTCGCGGCCTGGATGGCGACCGCATTCGCATCCTGCGCAATGGCGTGGGTGCCCTGGATGCTTCGTCGCTGTCCTATGACCACGCAGTGCCGCTGGACCCGGTCACGGTCGAGCGCGTGGAAATCGTCCGCGGCCCGGCCGCCCTGCTGTACGGCGGCAATGCCATCGGTGGGGTGATCAATACCTTCGACAACCGCATTCCAGACTCGCCGATCGAGGGCATCCACGGTGCTGGCGAGCTGCGCTACGGCGGCGCCGACACCACCCGCAGCAGCGCTGGCAAGCTGGAAGCCGGTGACGGCACATTCGCCTTGCACCTGGACGCCAACAGCCGCCAGTTCAACGACCTGCGCATTCCCGGCTACGCGCAAAGCGCCAAAGTGCGTGACGCCGATGCACCTGGCAGTCGCCATCGCCTGGAGAACAGCGACGGCCGCCAGGACGGTGGCGCGATTGGCGGCTCCTACAACTGGGATCATGGCTATGCGGGCCTGTCCTACAGCCGCTACGACAGCAACTACGGCTCGGTGGCCGAGTCCGGCGTGCGCCTGGACATGAAACAAGATCACTACGCGTTCGCCTCCGAACTGCGCGACCTCGACGGCCCGTTCAGCTCGGTGAAGGTCGATGCCGGCTACACCGACTACGAGCACAGCGAGATCGAAGAAGGCGAGGTACACACCACCTTCAAGAACAAAGGCTATGAGGCGCGCATCGAAGCCCGCCATCAACCGCTCGGCCCGCTCGAAGGCGTGATTGGCGCACAGCTCAGCCGCAACGAGTTCTCGGCGCTGGGCGAGGAAGCCTTCGTCCCGCAAACCGACACCGACAGCCTGGCGCTGTTCATGCTCGAGCAGTGGCAGGCCACCGAGCGCCTGAACCTGAGCCTGGGCGCACGCCTGGAACACACCCGCGTCGACCCCGACGCCAAGGGCAACGAGAACTTCGTCGACGCCGACAGCGCCAGCAGCTTCAACGCCTTCAGCCTGTCTTCGGGCGCTGTGTACCAGCTCGACCCGATCTGGTCGCTGGCGGCCAACCTCGGCTACACCGAACGCGCCCCGACGTTCTACGAGCTCTATGCCAATGGTGCCCACGTGGCCACCGGCGCGTATGAAGTCGGTGATGCCAGCCTGAACAAGGAAAAGGCCATTTCCGCCGACCTGGCCCTGCGCTTCGACAATGGCACCCACAAGGGCAGCGTCGGGGTGTTCTACAGCCACTTCCGCAACTATATCGGCCTGATCGGCACGGGTAACCTGCGTGAAGGCCATGATCACGACCATCACGAGGATGATCACGACCACGATCATGACGATGGCGGCTTCCCCGAGTACCAGTACCAGGGCGTGCGAGCGCGCTTCTACGGCATCGAGGCACAAGACCGCTGGAAGCTGCTCGAGAACCGCTATGGCAGCTTCGCCCTGGAGCTGTCCGGCGACTACACCCGGGCCAAGAACCTGGACAGCGGCGAGCCCTTGCCGCGCATTGCCCCGCTGCGGCTGAACAGCGGCCTGGTGTGGGAACTGGACCGCTGGCAGGCACGGGTCGATGTGCAACATGCCGCATCGCAGCATCGCAAGCCTGAGAACGAGACCAGCACCGACGGCTATACCACGCTCGGGGCCAGCGTCGGCTACCGCTTCGACATCGGCCAGAGCCAGTGGCTGGCCTTCGTGCGCGGCGAGAACCTGACCGATCAGACCGTGCGCTACGCCAGTTCGATCCTGCGGGATATCGCACCAGCGCCGGGGCGCAGCGTAGAAGTTGGGCTGCGGACCACCTTCTAA
- a CDS encoding glucose/quinate/shikimate family membrane-bound PQQ-dependent dehydrogenase, which yields MSTDGANQGTRWLPRLMGVLLLLMGLALLAGGIKLSQLGGSLYYLIAGIGFALSGALLLAKRRLALGLYGLVLLGSTVWAMLEVGLDWWQLVPRLAIWFAIGVVLLLPWARRPLTGPAAKANTALLSVAVLASGACALGSQFTHPGEVFGELGRDNSEMGSAAPAMPDGDWQAYGRTEHGDRYSPLRQITPQNAYRLEEAWRIRTGDLPTDNDPVELTNENTPLKANGMLYACTAHSKVLALDPDTGAEIWRYDPQIKTPVGTFKGFAHMTCRGVSYYDENSYVSRDGSPAPKVSDAGQAVAQACPRRLYLPTADARLIAINADNGKVCEGFANQGAIDLTTGIGPFTAGGYYSTSPVAITRSLVIIGGHVTDNESTNEPSGVIRAYDVHDGHLVWNWDSNNPDDTKPLAPGKMYSRNSANMWSLASVDEDLGMVYLPLGNQTPDQWGADRTPGAEKYSAGVVALDLATGKARWNYQFTHHDLWDMDVGSQPTLVHLKTKDDVKPAIIVPTKQGSLYVLDRRDGTPIVPIREIPVPQGAVKGDHTAPTQARSDLNLLGPELTEQAMWGATPFDQMLCRIQFRELRYEGQYTPPSEQGSLIYPGNVGVFNWGGVSVDPVRQLLFTSPNYMAFVSKMVPREQVAAGSKRESETSGVQPNTGAPYAVTMHPFMSPIGIPCQAPAWGYVAAIDLFTNKVVWKRKNGTTRDSTPVPIGMPVGVPSMGGSIVTAGGVGFLSGTLDQYLRAYDVNNGKELWKARLPAGGQATPMTYTGKDGKQYVLIVAGGHGSLGTKMGDYIIAYKLAE from the coding sequence ATGAGCACTGACGGTGCCAACCAAGGAACCCGCTGGCTGCCACGCCTGATGGGCGTGCTGCTGTTGCTGATGGGCCTGGCCCTGCTGGCCGGCGGCATCAAGCTGAGCCAGCTGGGCGGATCGCTGTACTACCTGATTGCCGGTATCGGCTTTGCCCTGTCGGGCGCTCTGCTGCTGGCCAAGAGGCGCCTCGCCCTGGGCCTGTATGGCCTGGTGCTACTGGGCAGCACGGTATGGGCCATGCTCGAAGTGGGCCTGGACTGGTGGCAACTGGTGCCGCGCCTGGCCATCTGGTTCGCCATCGGCGTGGTGCTGCTGCTGCCGTGGGCCCGTCGCCCGCTGACCGGCCCTGCCGCCAAGGCCAACACCGCGCTGCTGAGCGTTGCCGTGCTGGCTTCTGGGGCCTGCGCCCTGGGCAGCCAGTTCACCCACCCAGGTGAAGTGTTTGGCGAACTGGGCCGCGACAACAGCGAAATGGGCAGCGCCGCACCGGCCATGCCGGATGGCGACTGGCAGGCCTATGGCCGCACCGAGCACGGCGACCGCTATTCGCCGCTGCGCCAGATCACCCCGCAGAACGCCTACCGCCTGGAAGAAGCCTGGCGCATCCGCACCGGCGACCTGCCGACCGACAACGACCCGGTCGAGCTGACCAACGAAAACACCCCGCTGAAGGCCAACGGCATGCTCTATGCTTGCACCGCCCACAGCAAGGTGCTGGCCCTGGACCCGGACACCGGTGCCGAGATCTGGCGCTACGACCCACAGATCAAGACCCCGGTAGGCACCTTCAAGGGCTTCGCCCACATGACCTGCCGCGGCGTCTCGTACTATGACGAGAACAGCTACGTCAGCCGCGACGGCAGCCCGGCTCCGAAGGTGTCCGACGCCGGCCAGGCCGTGGCCCAGGCCTGCCCACGCCGCCTTTACCTGCCGACCGCCGACGCCCGACTGATCGCCATCAACGCCGACAACGGCAAGGTCTGCGAAGGCTTCGCCAACCAGGGTGCGATCGACCTGACCACCGGCATCGGCCCGTTCACTGCCGGTGGCTACTACTCCACCTCGCCGGTGGCGATCACCCGCAGCCTGGTGATCATCGGCGGCCATGTGACCGACAACGAGTCGACCAACGAACCGTCCGGCGTGATCCGTGCCTACGACGTGCACGACGGCCACTTGGTGTGGAACTGGGACAGCAACAACCCGGACGACACCAAGCCGCTGGCCCCGGGCAAGATGTACAGCCGCAACTCGGCCAACATGTGGTCGCTGGCCAGCGTCGACGAAGACCTGGGGATGGTCTACCTGCCGCTGGGCAACCAGACCCCTGACCAGTGGGGCGCCGACCGCACCCCGGGCGCCGAGAAGTACAGCGCCGGCGTGGTCGCCCTGGACCTGGCCACAGGCAAGGCCCGCTGGAACTACCAGTTCACCCACCACGACCTGTGGGACATGGACGTTGGCAGCCAGCCAACCCTGGTGCACCTGAAGACCAAGGACGACGTGAAGCCGGCGATCATCGTGCCGACCAAGCAGGGCAGCCTGTACGTGCTCGACCGCCGCGACGGCACGCCGATCGTGCCGATTCGCGAAATCCCGGTCCCCCAGGGCGCGGTCAAGGGTGACCACACCGCACCGACTCAGGCCCGCTCCGACCTCAACCTGCTTGGCCCTGAGCTGACCGAACAGGCCATGTGGGGCGCCACGCCTTTCGACCAGATGCTGTGCCGCATCCAGTTCCGCGAGCTGCGTTACGAAGGCCAGTACACCCCGCCGTCCGAACAGGGCAGCCTGATCTACCCGGGCAACGTCGGCGTGTTCAACTGGGGCGGCGTGTCGGTCGACCCGGTGCGCCAACTGCTGTTCACCTCGCCAAACTACATGGCCTTCGTGTCGAAGATGGTGCCGCGCGAGCAGGTGGCCGCCGGCAGCAAGCGCGAAAGCGAGACCAGCGGTGTGCAGCCGAACACTGGCGCGCCTTATGCAGTGACCATGCACCCATTCATGTCGCCGATCGGCATCCCCTGCCAGGCACCCGCCTGGGGTTATGTGGCGGCCATCGACCTGTTCACCAACAAGGTGGTGTGGAAGCGCAAGAACGGCACTACCCGTGACAGCACCCCGGTGCCGATCGGCATGCCGGTGGGCGTACCGAGCATGGGCGGATCGATCGTCACTGCCGGTGGCGTCGGCTTCCTCAGCGGTACCCTCGACCAGTACCTGCGCGCCTATGACGTGAACAACGGCAAGGAACTGTGGAAAGCCCGCCTGCCAGCGGGTGGCCAGGCCACGCCGATGACCTACACCGGCAAGGACGGCAAGCAGTACGTGCTGATCGTTGCTGGCGGCCATGGTTCGCTGGGCACGAAGATGGGCGATTACATCATCGCTTACAAATTGGCTGAGTAA
- a CDS encoding Pr6Pr family membrane protein translates to MPRRPWLTSMALLGWFGLTVQVYLVLLARWQEQASLIGGLINVFGYFTVLTNTLVATVLSYAAFGRVSAARRWFLSPSVSSAVAASIVLVALAYSVLLRHLWQPEGWQWLADELLHDVMPLLFALYWWFEVPKGSLRLWHLMVWALYPAVYFAYALWRGSEIGAYAYPFIDVASLGYGQVMLNALGVLAGFWGIGLVLLGLDRWRGKHGID, encoded by the coding sequence ATGCCACGGCGCCCCTGGCTGACGTCGATGGCGTTGCTTGGCTGGTTCGGCCTCACGGTGCAGGTTTACCTGGTGCTGCTGGCGCGCTGGCAGGAGCAAGCCAGCTTGATTGGCGGGCTGATCAATGTGTTCGGTTACTTCACGGTGCTGACCAATACCCTGGTGGCGACGGTGCTCAGCTACGCGGCCTTTGGCCGGGTGTCGGCGGCCAGGCGCTGGTTTCTGTCACCTTCGGTGAGTTCTGCGGTGGCGGCCAGCATCGTGCTGGTGGCGTTGGCTTACAGCGTGCTGCTGCGGCACCTGTGGCAGCCCGAAGGCTGGCAGTGGCTGGCGGATGAACTGCTGCACGATGTGATGCCGCTGCTGTTCGCCTTGTACTGGTGGTTCGAGGTGCCCAAGGGCAGCCTGCGGCTCTGGCACCTGATGGTGTGGGCGCTGTACCCGGCGGTGTATTTCGCCTATGCGCTGTGGCGGGGGAGTGAGATCGGGGCGTATGCCTACCCGTTCATCGATGTGGCGAGCCTGGGGTATGGGCAGGTGATGCTCAATGCCCTGGGCGTGTTGGCGGGGTTCTGGGGGATAGGGTTGGTGCTACTGGGGCTGGATCGGTGGCGGGGAAAGCATGGCATTGATTAG
- a CDS encoding carbohydrate porin → MVQLPKTRYTGFALIALTASLPNTASASEPFAKDSPWMFGDWGGTRTELLEKGYDFTLGYTGEMGSNLHGGYDHDRTARYSDQFTFGSHLDLEKILGWNDTEFQLTVTERHGDNISNDRINDPRVGGFTSAQEVWGRGETWRLTQMWIKQKYYDGALDVKVGRFGEGEDFNSFPCDFQNLAFCGSQVGNWVGGIWYNWPVSQWAMRVRYNLNPELYAQVGVYEQNPSNLESGNGFKLSGSGTQGAVMPVELVWSPRVNGLKGEYRAGYYYSNAKAQDVLKDSNGQPAALSGAAYRSSSSKHGMWLGAQQQVTSLASDQSRGLSLFANATVHDKKTNVIDNYVQAGLVYKGPFDARAKDDIGFAVARVHANPAYRKNARLANQVAGLDDYDNPGYLPVQDTEYSAELYYGIHLADWLTVRPNLQYIRHPGGVSQVDSALIGGLKIQSTF, encoded by the coding sequence ATGGTCCAACTGCCCAAAACCCGCTACACCGGCTTTGCCCTCATTGCCCTCACCGCCAGCCTGCCGAACACGGCCAGCGCCAGCGAGCCCTTTGCCAAGGACTCCCCATGGATGTTCGGCGACTGGGGTGGCACCCGTACCGAGCTGCTGGAGAAAGGCTACGACTTCACCCTCGGCTATACCGGTGAGATGGGCAGCAACCTGCACGGCGGCTATGACCACGACCGCACGGCACGCTACAGCGACCAGTTCACCTTCGGCAGCCACCTGGACCTGGAGAAGATCCTCGGCTGGAACGACACCGAGTTCCAGCTGACCGTCACCGAGCGCCACGGCGACAACATCAGCAACGACCGCATCAACGACCCGCGGGTCGGCGGCTTTACTTCGGCCCAGGAAGTCTGGGGCCGTGGCGAAACCTGGCGGCTGACGCAGATGTGGATCAAGCAGAAGTACTACGACGGCGCTCTGGACGTGAAAGTCGGCCGTTTCGGCGAAGGCGAGGATTTCAACAGCTTCCCCTGCGACTTCCAGAACCTGGCCTTCTGCGGCTCGCAGGTGGGCAACTGGGTCGGCGGCATCTGGTACAACTGGCCGGTCAGCCAGTGGGCCATGCGCGTTCGCTACAACCTCAACCCTGAGCTGTACGCCCAGGTTGGCGTGTATGAGCAAAACCCGTCCAACCTCGAATCGGGCAACGGCTTCAAGCTCAGCGGCAGCGGTACCCAGGGCGCGGTCATGCCGGTCGAACTGGTATGGAGCCCACGAGTGAATGGCCTGAAAGGGGAATATCGCGCCGGCTACTACTACAGTAATGCCAAGGCACAGGATGTTCTCAAGGACAGCAACGGCCAGCCGGCCGCCCTCAGTGGCGCCGCCTACCGCAGCAGTTCGAGCAAGCACGGCATGTGGCTCGGGGCCCAGCAGCAGGTCACCTCGCTGGCGTCCGACCAGTCGCGCGGCCTGAGCCTGTTCGCCAACGCCACGGTGCACGACAAGAAGACCAATGTCATCGACAACTATGTTCAAGCTGGACTGGTATACAAAGGCCCCTTCGACGCCCGCGCCAAGGACGATATCGGCTTCGCCGTCGCCCGCGTGCACGCCAACCCGGCCTACCGCAAGAACGCCCGCCTGGCCAATCAGGTGGCCGGCCTCGACGACTACGACAACCCGGGCTACCTGCCGGTGCAAGACACCGAGTACAGCGCCGAACTCTATTACGGCATTCACCTGGCCGACTGGCTCACGGTGCGCCCGAACCTGCAGTACATCCGCCATCCGGGCGGGGTGTCGCAGGTCGACAGCGCACTGATCGGCGGCCTGAAGATTCAAAGCACGTTCTGA
- a CDS encoding VF530 family DNA-binding protein encodes MSTAQHNALHGKTLEQILTELVAHYQWQGLAERVDVRCFKSNPSIKSSLTFLRKTPWAREKVEQLYVKLQRQA; translated from the coding sequence ATGAGCACGGCCCAACACAACGCGCTGCACGGCAAGACCCTCGAACAGATCCTCACCGAACTGGTGGCGCACTACCAATGGCAGGGGCTGGCCGAACGCGTTGATGTACGCTGCTTCAAGAGCAACCCGAGCATCAAGTCGAGCCTGACCTTCCTGCGCAAGACGCCTTGGGCGCGGGAGAAGGTCGAGCAGTTGTACGTGAAGCTGCAGCGCCAGGCCTGA
- a CDS encoding siderophore-interacting protein, translated as MSDTIHRVNHEIRQRSLQVLRVTDLTPRMRRITLGGTELQGFTSLGSDDHIKLLFAETAEQQQAIDARNLGRDGGARPTMREYTPRRIDLVANELDIDFVLHGDGPASTWAAQAKPGQTLNIAGPRASMVVPDIFDSYLLVGDETAIPAIGRRLEELPAGRRVLAVIQIEDEQERQPLPSAAQVEVIWVKRDEDLLALLKDLTLPEGKLYSWVALEKSLTRLAKALLLEKGVAEDALKAAAYWRADGTADDD; from the coding sequence ATGAGTGACACCATTCACCGCGTCAACCACGAAATCCGCCAACGTAGCCTGCAGGTGCTGCGGGTCACCGACCTCACCCCGCGCATGCGCCGCATCACCCTCGGTGGCACCGAGCTGCAGGGCTTCACCAGCCTGGGCAGTGACGACCACATCAAGTTGCTGTTCGCTGAAACAGCCGAGCAGCAGCAGGCCATCGACGCCCGCAACCTGGGTCGTGACGGCGGCGCCCGGCCGACCATGCGCGAGTACACACCACGGCGTATCGACCTGGTGGCCAACGAGCTGGACATCGACTTCGTGCTGCACGGCGACGGCCCGGCTTCGACCTGGGCGGCCCAGGCGAAACCTGGGCAGACGCTGAACATCGCCGGGCCACGGGCTTCGATGGTGGTGCCGGATATTTTCGACAGCTACCTGCTGGTGGGTGACGAGACGGCGATCCCGGCGATTGGCCGGCGCCTGGAAGAACTGCCGGCGGGGCGTCGAGTGCTGGCGGTGATCCAGATCGAGGATGAGCAGGAGCGCCAGCCGTTGCCGAGCGCAGCGCAGGTCGAAGTCATCTGGGTCAAGCGGGATGAGGACCTGCTGGCGTTGCTCAAGGATCTGACGTTGCCGGAAGGCAAGCTGTACAGCTGGGTGGCGCTGGAGAAGTCACTGACTCGGCTGGCCAAGGCATTGTTGCTGGAGAAAGGCGTGGCAGAAGATGCTTTGAAGGCCGCCGCTTACTGGCGTGCCGACGGGACCGCAGACGACGACTGA